In Candidatus Nomurabacteria bacterium, the DNA window TTACTTTTTTTGTCAGTCAAATCTGCAGGTTTATCTACCACTCTATGATTGCCCTTTCTTTAATAGTTGATTGAATTGTTCTAGCAATGTGTTTACTTTTTCTTCGTCGCCAGCCTCTTCTGCCTGCTTAATCTGCGCAGACAAAAGTTGTCTTTGGCTCACAAAATATTTTGATTTTAGTTTTTCAATTAAATCTTGCAGCTCTCGCAATCTTTCGTTGGCATCAAAGCCAACTGCGTAGAGTTCTTCTGCTTTCAGTAGTAGTATTTTGACATAGTCTTCGACATCTTTCAAATCATCAGGTATAGAATCTGTAATTGTAACGTGAGGATTTTGGCTCACATACTCAAATACGCGTTGGCGCTCTGGGGTGCTAAACACAAAATAGGTAGTATCTGCCGTTTCTAAAAACCGCCGCGTTATTGGGAACATAACTAGTAGTGATAGCAGTTGATCTTGGTATGCTTCTTGGTCGTGGCCGAGCGTAGGCGCATCGTTTTTGCGCTTTTTTAGGCTGGCTTTTTCGCCAGATGCCATAACCGCTAACTTGGTTTTTATGGCAGATTCACTCACACCTGCAATTTCTGCTAATACTTTAATGTAGTGATCTTTCTCTACAGAATCGTGCAAACTATTCACAATATGCGCCAAGGCATCACTAAACTTTCGTTTGCCACTAGCGCTGGTAATATCAAACTGCTCTTTGTACCTATCAATCAGCCAATCTACTGCGTAAACAGGCGAATGAATCGCTTCTTCCCATAGCGCAACATTTTTTTGAATGAGCTCGTCAGGATCTTTACCTTCTGGGAGCGAAACAATAGAAAGTTGTACACCTGCAGCCTGAGCAACATCTATGGCACGTTCGGCTGCAGCAACACCTGCTGCGTCTTGGTCAAAGCAAAGCCGAATATCCGTCGTCAACCGCTGTAAGGCTTTAATCTGAAAACCCGTCATTGCAGTACCGGCCGTCGCGACAACGTTTTTATAGCCTGCTTGGTGCGTGCTAATCACATCCATATTGCCTTCTACAATCACCACAAAACCACTCGTTCTGATAGCTTCTTTGGCTGCGTGTAAGCCAAAGACGTGGCGACTTTTGTCATATAAAATTGTCTGTGGAGTATTA includes these proteins:
- a CDS encoding DNA primase; its protein translation is MDAVEEVKQRLSIEDVVAEYVELKRSGRNFKGLSPFTSERTPSFIVSPEKQIWHDFSSGRGGDMFSFIMEMEGVDFRGSLEILARRAGVDLSLYDKGDGGGMRKKKDAAQAALTMAVRYYQQSLLHSPSALSYVTDTRALRRQTIADFGIGYAPNTGTALVDALTKKGVSVHDMKLAGLANDRYGKVNDMFRGRIVIPLYDAQGNPLGFTARILHKEDSGPKYINTPQTILYDKSRHVFGLHAAKEAIRTSGFVVIVEGNMDVISTHQAGYKNVVATAGTAMTGFQIKALQRLTTDIRLCFDQDAAGVAAAERAIDVAQAAGVQLSIVSLPEGKDPDELIQKNVALWEEAIHSPVYAVDWLIDRYKEQFDITSASGKRKFSDALAHIVNSLHDSVEKDHYIKVLAEIAGVSESAIKTKLAVMASGEKASLKKRKNDAPTLGHDQEAYQDQLLSLLVMFPITRRFLETADTTYFVFSTPERQRVFEYVSQNPHVTITDSIPDDLKDVEDYVKILLLKAEELYAVGFDANERLRELQDLIEKLKSKYFVSQRQLLSAQIKQAEEAGDEEKVNTLLEQFNQLLKKGQS